One window of Dysgonomonas mossii genomic DNA carries:
- a CDS encoding ROK family transcriptional regulator produces the protein MNIQLLQEIERGTKSALIKKNIINYYIQNGSSTITELSKELDLSIPTVTKLIGEMYDDGYINDYGKLETAGGRYPNLYGLNPESGYFIGVDIKQSAVNIGIINFKGDMIDLTMGVSYQMQNTPEALNKLCNIILDFIDKQTVDKNKILNINVNISGRVNPESGYSYSIFYFEERPLADIISEKLNGYKVTIDNDTRAMTYGEYLAGCVNSEKNIIFVNVSWGLAIGIIIDGKVYTGKSGFAGEFGHMKIYDNEIICHCGKKGCLETEASGHAMHRRLFELAQEGGSSLLSEKILKGDNVTLDEIIAAVNKEDVLCIDLVEEIGRKLGEQIAGLINVFNPEMVIIGGTVSMTEDYIMQPIKTAIRKYSLNLVNKDSTISISKLKDKAGVVGACLLARTRLFEIY, from the coding sequence ATGAATATACAGCTGCTTCAGGAGATTGAAAGAGGAACAAAAAGTGCTCTGATTAAGAAAAATATAATAAACTACTATATTCAGAATGGGAGTTCTACAATAACTGAGCTGTCAAAAGAACTGGATTTAAGTATTCCTACTGTAACCAAGCTTATCGGTGAGATGTACGATGACGGGTATATAAATGACTATGGGAAGTTAGAAACAGCAGGTGGCAGGTATCCTAATCTGTATGGGCTTAATCCTGAATCGGGATATTTTATCGGGGTTGATATAAAGCAATCTGCTGTAAATATAGGTATTATAAACTTCAAGGGGGATATGATAGACCTGACGATGGGTGTGTCGTATCAGATGCAAAATACTCCGGAAGCATTAAATAAGCTTTGTAATATAATTCTTGATTTTATAGATAAGCAGACTGTTGATAAGAATAAGATATTGAATATCAATGTGAATATATCTGGTCGTGTTAATCCTGAATCCGGTTATAGTTATAGTATATTTTATTTTGAGGAAAGGCCTTTGGCTGATATTATATCCGAAAAATTGAACGGATATAAAGTGACTATAGATAACGACACACGAGCCATGACCTATGGAGAATATCTTGCGGGTTGTGTGAATAGCGAGAAAAATATCATTTTTGTAAATGTTAGTTGGGGACTTGCTATCGGTATTATCATTGATGGTAAGGTATATACAGGGAAATCCGGGTTTGCCGGAGAGTTTGGCCATATGAAAATATATGACAATGAAATTATCTGTCATTGTGGCAAAAAAGGGTGTCTTGAGACAGAAGCTTCGGGGCATGCCATGCATCGTCGTTTATTCGAACTGGCTCAAGAAGGGGGTTCATCTTTGCTGTCGGAGAAGATATTGAAAGGAGATAATGTTACGCTGGATGAAATCATAGCTGCTGTAAATAAAGAAGATGTTCTCTGCATAGATCTTGTAGAGGAGATAGGGCGAAAATTGGGAGAACAAATCGCCGGATTAATTAATGTGTTTAATCCTGAGATGGTTATAATAGGCGGAACTGTATCTATGACGGAGGATTATATAATGCAACCTATCAAAACTGCAATACGAAAATACTCTTTAAATCTTGTAAATAAAGATTCAACAATTAGTATCTCGAAGCTAAAAGATAAAGCCGGCGTTGTAGGGGCATGTCTGTTGGCGCGTACAAGGTTGTTTGAGATATATTAA
- a CDS encoding calcineurin-like phosphoesterase C-terminal domain-containing protein: MKFLLKQSFIGILYLLGFNMSLQSQDIIRGQIKCQGEKLADVVVSNGYDFALTDMEGNYSLPQNANAKFVYISTPSGYLPQAKGSIPCFFQNIESSDKAYDFDLIKNSLDDNKHTFIVQADVQVSKEKDIEGYVRYLKDLLQYIDQKKKGSDVFVLDCGDIVGNTPSLYPSYIQASDALGLPFYRSVGNHDMEYGVRSHEHSYKTFENFFGPIYYSFNRGKAHYIVLNNCFYINRHYRYIGYVDERTLQWIERDLSYVPKDHLVFVAMHIPSSSTKDIKFNALLPDETSNASSLYDLLEGYDAHIFSGHTHYNGNVVFNSRLMEHNTAAVCGTFWKADICTDGTPSGCGVYEVEGNRVTWKYKSMGYPDTYQFKGYPIASSEDYPEDIVANVWNWDELWKVEWHENGKYMGTMNHFEGYDPEAKIICLDRERVEYDWITPIKTDHLFRATPIDKNAIIEIKVTDRFGNIYKQKVSTDKH; encoded by the coding sequence ATGAAATTTCTACTCAAACAATCATTTATCGGTATTTTATATTTGCTGGGGTTTAATATGTCCTTGCAATCGCAAGATATAATAAGGGGGCAAATAAAATGTCAGGGAGAAAAGCTTGCGGATGTAGTTGTCTCTAATGGCTATGATTTTGCACTGACTGATATGGAAGGCAATTATTCCTTACCGCAAAACGCCAATGCTAAGTTTGTATATATATCAACTCCATCCGGCTATCTGCCACAAGCGAAAGGAAGCATCCCTTGCTTTTTTCAAAATATAGAAAGTTCAGATAAAGCGTATGATTTTGATTTGATAAAGAATTCTCTGGACGATAATAAGCATACTTTCATCGTTCAGGCAGATGTTCAGGTATCTAAAGAAAAGGATATAGAAGGATATGTAAGATACTTAAAAGATCTTCTTCAATATATTGATCAGAAAAAGAAAGGCAGTGACGTTTTTGTTTTAGACTGTGGAGATATAGTAGGTAATACTCCATCATTATACCCTTCATATATTCAGGCTTCGGATGCTTTAGGACTTCCATTTTATAGGAGTGTTGGTAACCATGATATGGAATATGGTGTACGCTCTCATGAGCATTCATACAAAACTTTTGAAAATTTCTTTGGCCCGATATATTATTCATTCAATAGAGGAAAGGCACATTACATCGTTCTCAACAACTGTTTTTACATTAATAGGCATTACCGTTATATAGGATATGTAGACGAACGCACCTTGCAATGGATAGAGAGAGACTTATCCTATGTTCCCAAAGATCATCTTGTATTCGTGGCTATGCATATTCCTTCCAGCTCAACAAAAGATATAAAATTCAATGCTTTATTGCCCGATGAAACCAGTAATGCTTCCAGCCTTTATGATCTCTTAGAAGGTTATGATGCTCATATATTTTCAGGGCATACTCACTATAATGGCAATGTTGTATTCAATAGCAGGCTAATGGAACATAACACAGCTGCTGTATGCGGGACTTTCTGGAAAGCAGATATATGTACAGACGGCACCCCTAGCGGCTGTGGCGTTTATGAAGTAGAAGGAAATAGAGTTACATGGAAATATAAAAGTATGGGATACCCTGATACATATCAGTTTAAAGGATATCCAATTGCTTCTTCTGAAGATTATCCTGAAGATATTGTTGCAAATGTTTGGAACTGGGATGAGTTATGGAAGGTAGAGTGGCACGAGAATGGCAAATATATGGGAACAATGAATCACTTTGAAGGATATGACCCTGAAGCTAAAATTATTTGCTTGGATAGAGAACGCGTAGAATATGATTGGATAACACCGATCAAAACGGACCATTTGTTTAGGGCAACACCTATAGATAAGAATGCAATCATTGAGATAAAAGTAACAGACCGTTTTGGAAATATATATAAACAAAAAGTTTCTACTGACAAGCACTAA
- a CDS encoding AGE family epimerase/isomerase — MNFKKLADLYKEELLENVLPFWIKHSQDKEFGGYFTCLDREGNVFDTDKFIWLQGREVWMFSMLYNKVEKREEWLECAIQGGEFLKKYGHDGNFNWYFSLDREGNPLVEPYNIFSYTFATMAFGQLNLATGNEEYADIARKTFEVILSKVDNPKGKWNKLYPGTRNLKNFALPMILCNLALEIEHLLTEEYLNKVIESCIHEVMDVFYRPELGGIIVENVFDNGELSDSFEGRLMNPGHAIEAMWFIMDLGKRLNRPELIEKAKNTTLTMLEYGWDKKYGGVFYYMDRLGYPPQQLEWDQKLWWVHIESLISLLKGYQLTGDIKCLEWFEKVHSYTWEHFKDQEHPEWFGYLNRQGEVLLPLKGGKWKGCFHVPRGLYQCWTVLESILNQK, encoded by the coding sequence ATGAATTTTAAGAAATTAGCAGATCTTTATAAAGAAGAGTTGTTAGAAAATGTTCTTCCCTTTTGGATAAAACACTCTCAAGACAAAGAGTTTGGTGGATATTTTACATGTCTTGACCGCGAAGGTAATGTTTTTGATACAGACAAATTTATTTGGTTGCAAGGCCGTGAAGTTTGGATGTTCTCAATGCTTTACAACAAAGTGGAAAAACGAGAAGAGTGGTTGGAATGTGCTATCCAAGGGGGCGAATTTCTTAAAAAATATGGTCATGACGGAAATTTCAATTGGTATTTTTCTCTCGATCGTGAAGGCAACCCTTTGGTTGAACCTTATAATATATTCTCTTATACCTTTGCCACAATGGCTTTTGGTCAGCTCAACCTTGCTACAGGCAATGAAGAATATGCAGATATAGCCCGCAAAACATTTGAGGTAATTCTTTCCAAAGTAGATAATCCGAAAGGCAAATGGAACAAGCTTTATCCCGGAACTCGCAACCTCAAAAACTTTGCGTTACCAATGATTCTGTGTAATCTGGCTTTGGAGATCGAGCATCTACTCACCGAAGAATATCTCAATAAAGTGATAGAAAGCTGTATCCACGAAGTGATGGATGTGTTCTATCGTCCTGAACTCGGTGGAATCATTGTAGAGAACGTATTCGATAACGGGGAATTGTCCGATTCCTTCGAAGGAAGATTGATGAATCCGGGACATGCTATAGAGGCTATGTGGTTTATAATGGATTTGGGTAAGCGTTTGAATAGACCCGAACTAATAGAGAAAGCGAAGAATACAACACTAACAATGCTCGAATATGGTTGGGATAAAAAATATGGAGGTGTTTTTTATTATATGGATCGTTTGGGTTATCCGCCTCAGCAATTAGAATGGGATCAGAAACTCTGGTGGGTACATATCGAATCTCTTATCTCTTTACTTAAAGGATATCAACTGACAGGTGACATTAAATGTCTCGAATGGTTTGAAAAAGTACATAGCTATACATGGGAGCACTTTAAAGATCAGGAACATCCCGAATGGTTTGGATACCTGAACAGACAGGGAGAAGTATTGCTTCCTCTCAAGGGTGGAAAATGGAAAGGATGTTTTCATGTTCCGCGCGGCTTGTACCAATGTTGGACCGTTTTAGAAAGTATTCTGAATCAAAAATAA
- the rbsK gene encoding ribokinase, with protein MKKIIVVGSSNTDMVVKSSHLPGPGETVLGGNFLMTQGGKGANQAVAVKRMGGNLIFVARLGNDLFGDQTIEVLAKEGICTEYITRDKTHPSGVALINVDEKAENTIVVASGANLLLDESDIDKIEGEMSEGGILLMQLESPIATVEYAAKKAFEKGMKVILNPAPAQHLAESLYNYLYMITPNRIEAEMLTGIKINNDSDIALAAEKLSKKGVKNVIITLGSKGCFVREGNNSYSVDSFKVKAVDTTAAGDTFNGALCLGIAENMELKQAVKMASQASSIAVTRMGAQSSIPHRSELV; from the coding sequence ATGAAAAAGATAATAGTCGTTGGCAGTTCTAACACAGACATGGTAGTAAAATCCTCCCATCTTCCCGGCCCAGGGGAGACCGTACTCGGCGGAAATTTCCTAATGACTCAAGGAGGCAAGGGGGCTAATCAAGCTGTTGCAGTAAAAAGGATGGGAGGTAATCTTATATTCGTAGCCCGATTGGGTAATGACCTTTTTGGAGATCAAACGATAGAGGTCTTAGCAAAAGAGGGAATCTGTACAGAATATATTACTCGCGATAAGACGCATCCTTCGGGTGTTGCCTTAATAAATGTGGACGAAAAAGCCGAAAACACGATTGTTGTTGCTTCCGGAGCCAACTTACTATTAGACGAATCAGATATCGACAAGATCGAAGGTGAAATGAGTGAAGGAGGTATTCTTCTTATGCAATTAGAAAGTCCTATCGCTACAGTAGAGTATGCAGCAAAAAAAGCTTTTGAAAAAGGCATGAAAGTCATACTTAATCCTGCTCCGGCTCAGCACTTAGCCGAGTCTTTATATAATTACTTGTATATGATTACACCCAATCGAATCGAAGCAGAAATGCTTACAGGTATAAAAATTAATAATGATTCGGATATTGCTCTGGCTGCAGAAAAACTAAGCAAGAAGGGGGTGAAAAATGTAATTATAACCTTAGGCTCAAAAGGATGTTTTGTAAGAGAAGGGAACAACTCTTACAGTGTAGATTCTTTCAAAGTGAAAGCTGTAGATACCACGGCTGCCGGAGATACTTTTAATGGAGCATTGTGTCTAGGCATAGCAGAAAACATGGAACTTAAACAAGCTGTAAAGATGGCTTCGCAAGCCTCTTCAATAGCTGTAACGAGAATGGGCGCACAGTCGTCTATTCCTCACCGAAGCGAATTAGTATAA
- a CDS encoding DUF4434 domain-containing protein has product MDRRNFLTTLGAGAAGMLLPNISLGRTSIESAGVSQIKPIAGSWFEFQHPGGKEGVYWDNDLRNFTASQWREKIREISETGMEYLVMMNVAAHGLAFYDSELAPKFKMGCDDPIETVLAAADEFGVKFFVSNDFWSIDLDAVKMMTDKELAKKRAKCMEEIFAKYGHHKSFYGWYFPNESWLEPYFGEYVIPYVNECALIAKSMNANCVNLIAPYNIKAQKCDDTFVKQLEDLNIEIVAYQDGVGVGATKLSDSARFFENLSKAHQKAGRSKIWADMELFYFEQTTHGSLIAADFETRIIHQMEAISPFVEKILVYQYLGIMNKPGSLAHAGLRDETVRLYNQYMSWYKKQNFKR; this is encoded by the coding sequence ATGGATCGACGCAATTTCTTAACGACTTTAGGTGCAGGAGCTGCCGGAATGCTACTTCCTAATATAAGTTTAGGAAGAACTTCTATAGAATCTGCCGGGGTATCACAGATAAAACCGATAGCCGGATCTTGGTTCGAATTTCAGCATCCCGGAGGAAAAGAAGGTGTATACTGGGATAATGATTTAAGGAACTTTACCGCTTCTCAGTGGCGCGAGAAAATCCGAGAGATTAGTGAAACCGGCATGGAATATCTCGTTATGATGAATGTTGCTGCTCATGGATTAGCTTTTTATGATAGCGAGTTAGCTCCCAAATTTAAAATGGGCTGTGATGATCCTATCGAAACCGTTTTGGCAGCAGCTGATGAGTTTGGTGTCAAGTTTTTTGTCAGCAACGATTTCTGGTCTATAGATCTTGATGCGGTCAAGATGATGACAGATAAAGAACTGGCTAAAAAACGAGCAAAATGTATGGAGGAAATATTTGCTAAATATGGTCACCATAAGAGTTTCTATGGCTGGTATTTCCCTAACGAGTCTTGGTTGGAGCCATATTTCGGAGAATATGTTATTCCTTATGTGAACGAATGCGCCCTGATTGCAAAATCTATGAATGCCAATTGTGTTAACCTAATTGCTCCTTATAATATTAAAGCTCAGAAATGTGACGACACTTTTGTTAAGCAACTGGAAGACCTTAATATAGAAATAGTAGCCTATCAGGATGGTGTAGGTGTAGGTGCTACAAAGTTAAGTGATTCTGCACGTTTCTTTGAAAATTTGAGTAAAGCTCATCAAAAAGCAGGACGCTCAAAAATATGGGCAGATATGGAACTCTTTTACTTTGAGCAAACAACGCATGGAAGTTTAATTGCTGCCGATTTCGAAACCCGGATTATTCATCAAATGGAGGCTATTTCTCCTTTTGTAGAGAAAATTCTGGTTTATCAGTATCTGGGTATAATGAACAAACCGGGCTCTCTGGCTCATGCCGGTTTGCGCGACGAAACAGTAAGATTGTATAACCAGTATATGAGCTGGTATAAAAAACAAAACTTCAAACGGTGA
- a CDS encoding sialate O-acetylesterase, whose amino-acid sequence MKRIFAIIVSIQFFTILWGQTPEFILPSIISDHAVMQRNSEVKLWGWCPGAWDLKIVCSWAPQDTIHVKSNEYCAWEVYIQTPDLTGPHSIRFYGWENKLEREINDILMGETWLCSGQSNMEYLMSYPVLDAGDITKAIENKNLRFFKVSKATSKYPVERIEGKWVVCSPDTYKDFSAVAFFFGQHLNEHLNIPIGLIGSYWGGTSIEPWIDQSSFNHEKELYALSPKQHPESWTPTANSSIYNAMINPVKNYTIAGVIWYQGEGNNERAASYGTLLDGMIRGWRNEFHRYLPFYFVQIAPWNGYADKNAAYLREQQSDVAATLKNTGMIVVSDLVNDISDIHPSLKKQVGVRLANMALHQTYHKKDIQPYSPQLDSIRIEKNKIIVTTTAIGKLTCKDKVIQNFEVVDKEGNIYPADAKIDKNGEISVSSSKTKEPIAVRYCFTNDAIPNLFDINGLPLAPFRTDRKK is encoded by the coding sequence ATGAAACGAATATTTGCAATTATAGTCTCAATTCAGTTTTTCACTATTCTTTGGGGACAAACCCCCGAATTTATATTGCCCTCTATCATTAGTGATCATGCTGTAATGCAACGCAACTCGGAGGTAAAACTCTGGGGATGGTGTCCTGGTGCATGGGATTTGAAAATTGTATGTAGCTGGGCACCACAAGACACCATACATGTAAAGTCGAACGAATATTGTGCATGGGAAGTTTATATACAGACTCCGGACCTCACAGGCCCACATAGTATTCGTTTCTATGGTTGGGAAAACAAATTGGAGAGGGAGATTAATGATATCTTAATGGGTGAAACTTGGCTATGCTCCGGGCAGTCTAATATGGAGTACTTGATGAGTTATCCTGTATTAGATGCGGGAGATATTACAAAAGCGATAGAAAATAAAAATCTGCGTTTTTTTAAAGTATCTAAAGCAACATCCAAATATCCGGTTGAACGGATTGAAGGAAAATGGGTCGTTTGCTCCCCTGATACCTATAAAGACTTTAGTGCGGTTGCTTTCTTTTTTGGACAACACCTTAACGAACATCTAAATATTCCGATAGGACTCATCGGCTCATACTGGGGGGGCACTTCAATAGAGCCATGGATCGATCAATCCAGTTTCAACCATGAGAAAGAGTTATACGCTCTATCACCAAAGCAACATCCTGAGAGTTGGACTCCTACGGCAAATTCTTCTATTTATAATGCAATGATTAATCCGGTTAAAAATTATACCATTGCCGGAGTCATCTGGTATCAAGGTGAAGGAAATAACGAACGTGCTGCAAGCTACGGTACTTTGCTTGATGGTATGATAAGAGGCTGGCGAAACGAATTTCATCGTTACCTTCCATTCTATTTTGTGCAAATAGCTCCATGGAATGGTTATGCAGACAAGAATGCAGCTTATCTGCGGGAGCAACAATCCGATGTTGCAGCTACACTAAAAAATACGGGAATGATTGTTGTTAGTGATCTCGTAAATGATATATCAGATATACATCCGAGTTTGAAAAAGCAGGTGGGTGTGCGTTTGGCTAATATGGCGCTGCATCAAACTTATCATAAAAAAGACATACAACCTTATTCACCTCAACTAGACTCGATACGTATAGAAAAAAATAAGATTATTGTGACCACAACTGCCATCGGAAAACTTACTTGTAAAGATAAAGTTATACAGAATTTCGAAGTTGTGGATAAAGAAGGAAATATATATCCTGCTGATGCGAAGATAGATAAGAATGGCGAGATAAGTGTATCCTCTTCTAAAACAAAAGAACCCATAGCTGTGCGCTACTGCTTTACGAATGATGCTATCCCTAATTTATTTGATATTAACGGGTTGCCTTTGGCTCCTTTTAGAACAGACAGAAAAAAATGA
- a CDS encoding DUF4434 domain-containing protein, giving the protein MKKYILFIFSWLICFSGFGQVTNLKFNNGKFKIVQLTDLHWVESESYKQKNDSTCNLIREVIRLEHPDLVILTGDIVVSSSALKAWSKLADLFTKEKTFFAVTFGNHDDETDMTKSEILNYLRTVPYNLTYDAEGGKLSGSGNCALPILSSDGRSEKWVLYLLDSHNLSSDRSFGYYDWIKHDQIDWYRKTSDEFTKRNNHKLPSLAFFHIPLTEHETARWSYREFGEKQEGVAASNVNSGLFSSFIEKKDVIGVFVGHDHNNDYMVDLNGNIALAFGRKTGYPAAYTETLSRGVRVINLFENEARYDSYIRDLKGTYTHYTFEQKNEGSGIPHFNGSFIQESLVLNWDDSRWDKEMQMLKEGGMKYLIYAPALLTNEQGKVSTTYPSTLTAKKNQNKTLENCLRSAQKNGIRVFVGLNFNDRWWKVDYDASWLIGQMEIGNKVAEELVALYKEKYNDAMYGWYWVWEVDNLNCMTSERQAILAQALNTNLDYLTKITPDMPFMLSPFMNHKVGGDAKEYSKMWKNVFEQTHFRIGDIFSPQDCVGAGGLNLDNLSEWFQNLREAVNSKPGLKFWGNIETFDQRYWTSAPLTRVKKQLDIVNGYVSNIICFAYSHYNSPYVVNPEYHQAYLQYCKDGKLPKINKPQSVSNVSVQKVSNGIEIKWIPTEFKSIDGFNIYRDGVLIKKLQIYQTRTPLSFIDKEGNVNNVYEVSTYNIMEDESEKIKQNN; this is encoded by the coding sequence ATGAAAAAATATATACTTTTTATATTTAGCTGGCTAATATGCTTTTCAGGTTTCGGACAGGTTACAAATTTAAAATTTAACAACGGTAAGTTTAAAATTGTACAACTAACAGATCTACACTGGGTAGAAAGTGAATCTTATAAGCAGAAAAATGACAGTACTTGTAATTTGATTCGTGAAGTTATCCGCTTAGAGCATCCGGATCTTGTTATTCTCACCGGGGACATTGTTGTATCTTCAAGTGCATTAAAGGCTTGGTCGAAGTTAGCAGATCTCTTTACTAAAGAGAAGACCTTTTTTGCCGTAACCTTCGGAAATCATGATGATGAAACAGATATGACTAAATCTGAAATTCTCAATTACCTACGCACTGTTCCTTACAACCTGACTTATGATGCAGAAGGGGGAAAGCTTTCAGGCTCGGGTAACTGTGCGCTTCCTATTCTGTCTTCTGACGGACGGTCTGAAAAATGGGTACTCTACCTTTTAGACTCTCATAACTTATCAAGTGATAGGTCGTTCGGATACTATGATTGGATTAAGCACGATCAGATAGATTGGTATCGAAAAACAAGCGACGAGTTTACGAAACGTAATAATCACAAGCTTCCTTCGCTGGCCTTTTTTCATATACCATTGACAGAGCATGAAACTGCAAGATGGTCATATCGCGAATTTGGTGAAAAGCAAGAAGGTGTAGCCGCATCAAATGTAAACTCCGGGTTGTTTTCCTCTTTTATCGAAAAGAAAGATGTGATTGGAGTCTTTGTAGGACACGACCATAACAATGATTATATGGTTGACTTAAATGGAAATATAGCATTAGCTTTTGGACGTAAAACAGGTTATCCTGCGGCTTACACCGAAACCCTTAGTAGAGGAGTACGTGTTATTAATCTGTTTGAAAACGAAGCCAGATACGACTCTTACATAAGAGACCTTAAAGGTACTTACACCCACTATACATTCGAGCAAAAGAATGAAGGTTCTGGTATTCCTCATTTTAATGGTTCTTTTATACAAGAATCGCTTGTTCTCAATTGGGATGATAGCCGTTGGGACAAGGAGATGCAGATGCTTAAAGAAGGCGGAATGAAATATCTTATTTATGCGCCCGCACTTCTTACGAATGAACAAGGTAAGGTTTCTACCACTTATCCTTCTACTCTAACAGCGAAAAAGAACCAAAATAAAACATTAGAGAATTGCCTTCGTAGTGCTCAAAAAAATGGAATACGAGTGTTTGTAGGGTTGAACTTTAATGACAGATGGTGGAAAGTAGATTATGATGCGAGTTGGTTGATTGGACAGATGGAGATAGGAAATAAAGTGGCTGAAGAATTGGTTGCCTTATATAAAGAAAAATATAACGATGCCATGTACGGTTGGTATTGGGTTTGGGAGGTTGATAATTTAAATTGTATGACATCAGAGCGTCAAGCTATTTTGGCACAAGCATTAAATACAAACTTAGATTACCTTACTAAAATTACTCCTGATATGCCTTTTATGCTATCTCCCTTTATGAATCATAAGGTAGGCGGAGATGCTAAGGAATATTCGAAAATGTGGAAAAATGTATTCGAACAAACGCATTTTCGAATCGGAGATATTTTCTCCCCTCAAGACTGTGTTGGAGCAGGTGGCCTCAATCTTGATAATTTATCAGAATGGTTCCAAAACTTGAGGGAAGCAGTCAATAGCAAACCGGGTTTGAAGTTTTGGGGAAATATAGAAACGTTCGATCAGCGTTATTGGACAAGTGCGCCATTAACACGTGTAAAGAAGCAACTAGATATTGTAAATGGATATGTAAGCAATATTATCTGCTTTGCATACAGTCACTATAATAGTCCTTATGTAGTAAACCCGGAATACCATCAGGCATATTTGCAATATTGCAAAGACGGTAAATTGCCTAAAATAAATAAACCTCAAAGTGTATCTAATGTGAGCGTTCAGAAAGTGTCGAACGGAATTGAAATCAAATGGATTCCAACAGAATTTAAGTCTATAGACGGGTTTAATATTTATAGAGATGGCGTGTTGATAAAGAAACTTCAGATATATCAAACCCGAACTCCTTTGTCTTTCATAGATAAGGAGGGGAATGTAAACAATGTATACGAAGTTTCGACTTACAATATTATGGAAGACGAATCTGAAAAAATAAAGCAAAATAATTAA